The sequence below is a genomic window from Lolium perenne isolate Kyuss_39 chromosome 4, Kyuss_2.0, whole genome shotgun sequence.
atcccaaggacgggggagttcccgtcctcgatgtgcgcgagcacattctcgagggtgcggccagacgcgctccaccatcggcggcggccggcggcgttattccttgccggaggaggaggagggccgtcgtaCGCCCGGAGTTCGCGTTCGTACCTGCGCCGGAAGAACGCGATCGACGATTcgtggttgtcggggaagaaCCGCGGATCCGCGCGCTACGCGTCCGGCGAATACTGACCggtggcaggcttttacagcgcgcggaagacgatgcgatgaggacgacgatcggtgtctttcgccgacaagttggggccaccagacgcgcgggaagtttcctcgacgtttcgcgcgcttttgtttcgtccgaaGTCCCCgaccgctccccggggggccggggatggcgtgggatcgccggatgaatttaggcccaaatccggacgaaatcgaggaaccgggtgcgcgactgggccgaataacACCGTCCGGATTGGAAATACGTCGCTCGGGGCCTAGTcgaggagacgagtggagatgctctaaagaagAGAGTTTGATTCCACACCAACCGCAGGATCGATCTGAACGTCATGTAAGCAGTTGTCTGGATTTTCATCAGAATTGTCTGAAATCTGATGTACATGTGCTCCCTCCATCTGAGTCCATCAAATTAGCAAATTTAGAAAAATTTAAGACATATTTCATGAAACGGAGAAGTACCAATTCGTGGCAGGTGCCAGCTACATACCTGGCTTGTTTATGGACCCGCTGAAATCCGACCTTGCATCGACGTATTCAGTCAAACAAACCTCTAACATGTATTCAGAATAAGCCGTGTGAGACATATTTCTTTTCGTAATTTTCTTGGTTGGTCAAGGCACATTTCATTAGGTGGCATCTGAACAGATCACATTGCGAGATTATTGCTTTGCCAACGGCAAATCCACGTGTTACCAATTATAATTTAGCTTGGTCGTTGAGTAATTAAATTCATCGTGCCCACACCTATCTGTCCAGTCGCCATTGcttagactacccacaatgggagtatcataggttgtatcatgcattccatgcatgcaaaataCTGATGTGAcagtgcaattaaggatgagagagagtgtactagtatcatagatagataccgtatcatagcacatactactagaaGAAATAATGGcaagtaaatcttgtacacatatttgcattgagattctacaaaacaattaatatatggagactatgatactaatatatgataccatgcattgtggagatagtaacatgtagtagtatcatacgcatgatacttctatatgatactttgcattgtgactagtcttactgGACAAGGAAACGTGCAACACGAATGGCTCCACCTTCATCCATGGCAACGGCGATCGAGAGCTCGCCAGGCTGGCCTCTTCCCCATCTTTTTATTTGTTCTTTTTTTAGATgatttttttatttgttcttACGACAAAGGCCAGCGTGATTTCGATGTTTCCATTAAACGGCATGGTCGCATGGCCATTAACTTTCTGCAGCGTTATGTGTTGAACTCTACAGTAACCGATTGAACAAATTAAGTTTGTAATTGACGTGCGTGAGATGTTACAAAGGATGGAGAAGGCAGTATAGTACTGGTAGTGCTTGTATAAATTAACAAGCATTTGGTCCATGCCTTGGTGACTCGCCTGGGTGCGCGATCTAGCGTATATAAAGGCCTCCCCGATGCAGCAGTTTCTCGCAATAGCAGCACAGGCgagcagcaacagcagcaccGCAGCTCCACCGGCGCCGCCCTTGCGCTCGAGGCCACCGAGGAGGGAGCAGCCTAGCGTCGTCGTCAAGGAGGCCACCATGGCCGACGAGCACCAGGAGCTCACCAAGGCCTTCTCAGGTACACGAAACTACATTCTCGGTAATTAGTTAACTGGTTCTGGTCGACGTCTCTCCTTGACCGATCGCTCGCTCCTGCATGCAGGTCTGGGCGGCCTGGGCGTGGAGGAGAATGCACTGGTGTCGGCATTGGGCCGGTGGAGGAAGCAGCCGGAGAAGCGGTCGCAGTTCCGGCAGGGCTTCCCGGGATTCTTCACGCCGTCGGCTGCGGGCGGCAGCAACGTCACCATCGAGCGGTGCTCGGACGAGTACGTGAAGCACCTCAAGACGGAGTTCTCCCGGTTCAAGAACCTCATGGTGCTGTGGGCGATGCATCCCTGGGAGCGCGACGCGCGCTGGGCGCACCGCGCGCTGCACAAGAAGCACCACCCGGCCGCCGTCATCGTCGAGCTCGCATGCACACGCACCGCCGATGAGCTCCTCGGCGCCCGCCGCGCCTACCACGCGCTCTACCACCGCTCCCTCGAGGAGGACGTCGCCTACCGCCTCAAGGACAAGGAGACCAGCCTCCTCGTCGGCCTCGTCGCCGCGTACCGCTACGAGGGCCCGCGCGTCAGCGAGGACCTCGCCAAGGAGGAGGCCACCGcgctcgccgccgccggcggcgccAAGCCGCAGAGCGAGCTGGTGGTGCGGGTGCTCGCCACCAGGAGCAAGCCGCAGCTCCGGGCCACCTTCAGGATGTACGAGAAGATCAGCGGCAAGCCGCTCGAGGAGGAGTTCGGCGGCGAGGCGCCGTGCATGAGGGAGGCCGTGAGGTGCCTCGACTCCCCGGCCAAGTACTTCGCCGACCTGATCGTCGAGGCGTTCAAGGACGGCGCCGACAAGCAGGCCAAGGCGGCGCTCACCAGGGTCGTCGTGTCCCGATCCGACGCCGACATGGAGGAGATCAAGGAGGCTTACCTGAAGCAGCACGGGGCCAAGCTCGTGGACGCCGTCGCCAAGAACACCCACGGCCATTACAGAGACGCGCTGCTTGCCATGATCGGCAAGTGATCCACCCATCCAAGCTTACTAGCCAGAGTCACGTGCACCATCTATTTGCTTGCCTTAATTAATCGCAATTTGCAGCGACAGTTTATATTATCTTCAACCCCGAATTTGCTATCTCCAGTATCGGGCATGAATAAAGGAATTTGCCATTTTGAATAACATAGCTCAACAAGTTTCTGAGTTCATGTATTACCAGAAACTAAATCTCCAATATCTGCAATGAGATAAGCAAGCGGTGATATATCTAAGTTCTTCTCTCCGAAGGTGCCTTGATTCATATTCATAGATATAGCCCCGAACAATCTAACTCGACTAATCGGACAACGTGCCTTGATTCATATTCGTATGTGTTGTGTGGGGTTTTGGTTGGTATCCCTTAATTAACTGTGTTCGTCGGGTCCGGTTTTTTTTATTAACTAGACTATTTTCTCTCTTATTATAATGTAATGCGGGAGCTCTCCACCTTCTGACGAGATTCCGTCAAAGGAAACTAACTCAACTATCACTGGTTTTCCGCTCCATTGTGAGGCCAATCTTATCCTTCTTCACATGCTTTAGTTTCTGCCTCGAAATGATCTACACATTAGTACAGATCACCGTGGCCTAAACAGTATATGTAGACAGTATTGCGGCATTTGTACAGCAGCATAAAATATTACTAGCTCCATGATTTCGTATGCAGAGTGTCACTGTAGCTATCAGCCCGCACTGCTCATTTCAGATTGGATGGCTGAGATTTGCTTCAAGTTTGAGTATCGTCGCTCTCTGATCTGAGTAGCTGTAGTTGGTGGATCCTGGGCACGGGGACTGGAATATGCAGGCATACATGTCCTGCAGACGTGAAAGAGCAAACAGCTGGTCTTccatgttgtgaagtgtataagtagattgtcTAGTTCTTtcaatcagttcggacttttggttcaagtggctagtgcatgaatcttaacatggtatcagaaccccaggtctcgagttcaaatcctggttttcacatggttttcgcaattaagcctaaaaattgatgTTTCCCCCCCCCTTTAACCACCGCTGATgccctgtttcggtgtgctcttcttctttcacgtgttgactttctcttctcccgtcacacgcgagtgggggtgttgtgaagtgtataagtagattgcctagccctttccatcaagaAAGAAAATAGGAAGAAATTTTGAAATCGGACTCGCCTTAACCATTCCCCTGTTCGTCTGGCATCCGACTCAACACCTTTGTATAAACTGTCCAGATTGTACAGTATCAACCCGAAATTACAGCTTGCCTCTTTCTCCTGCGGTAAGTAAGAAATTCAGGAAATCGCTATCATCGCAGAATGCCAATATTCTTATACTCCTCTTTAATTCAATTTTGGAAACAATTCTCTCGTTAATATAACATTTTATTTTCAGAGATTCGGGATGAGGTGGCCAATCTATGAAAGGGTGATTCTAGTCATCTCATATTTGGTGAAATGACAAGATTTGTGCATGTCAAATACAAAACCAACCAGAAACTCAATGTTCATATTCAGCGAGTAGTAGTAAACACAAACAGGAGGCTGAATGAAACCTAATAAATCttgagaacagtaaataaacaggCCAGAGTAGACCAGTTCAAGATCTGGATAAAATTACCATTCCATTGAACATGCATTTCCGAGACTTCATAAGCATTTGGTCTATTCCAATGAGAAGTAGTTTCCGCTCATGCCGTGCAATCCTGCCTCTTCGGTCCTATTTTTAATAGTTACCACAATAGTTAGTTATATTTAATTTACACACCTACAAACCATTTTATAGTCATATTTAACTTAATTACACCTACAATCCATTTTATTTAATTTTTTCCACACTTCTCCACGACACAGATTGCAAAAAAAATTATACTACTCAAATAGGTTAAAGAGCATCAAGGTCATAGACACATGCAATTTTTTGTCAAAGATGCCCCACATGTGATAGCGCAATCAAGAAGATAACGACAAAGTccatatacatacatgcatagccAATAATGCTCGCCCGAAACGGAGTAGCAGAAGAGAGAGACCATATGCTGGTAGAGCTGCAAGAGTAGCAACATATCTCCCAGTTGCCTTCACAAGCTGCTTATGTAAGAGTCTTGACCTATATAGAACGATCCAATTAGCCTTGTCGAAACTTAGGCAAGCCAGAAAGTACCTGTACGTAATTTAAGCCATATTTTCAGGAATAATAGTACACTTACCTTTGAAGAAGGAGTTCAAGGTTCATCTCGTGGATCTGAAATGTCCAACATTAAAGATCGGAAGAATGCAAGTTTACTTCAAATATTTGAACTGTATAAAAAACGTGAGATACCTTCAGAAGCATGACATTTGCTAATCCTTCACTGAACTCATTTTGAATTGGATGAATCGATTCCTCCACATATCTGCATTAATCCCCATATATTATTCAATTGTCAAAGAAACAATCAATCATCCTGTCCACTCATTACTTGGATGGTCAAAATAACAGAAAACTGGCCACAAGACACTTTTCCTTTGTGGCATTTGCTTGAACACACTGTTTTTGTATCTTTGCTATGACTCACTTCAAAATTGTGGCAATTTGCAAAAGACTATGTCGCCATGAGAAAAATGTGTTCTTGCAAATACCATAGAGAGTGTCGTGTAGCCAAGTTTTGTAAATCGTCAATTTGGCTTTTAAAGAATAGTATTGAATTGCATGCACTGACCAGTTAACCCAAAAGCTAAGCTTACTTCaacagttgcctcatggctagacATGTACACGTGGCATAGAAGCACAACACAAATAAACTTCTATTTACGTTGTGTTGGCTAGGACTTGAACTCGAGATATCTAAGCTCGGATACCATCATATTAAATTGCATGCACCGACCAATTTACATTTACCCAAATGCTCACGCTGTTGGGAAATGGTGTGCTATATCTCAACAAAGAACTATCCAAATAAGTTTATCGAGTGATCATTCAGGGCAGAAACAATGCCCCGCAGATCAAACTATCTCAGCTCGCTATTACTTGATGTTGAGTAGCCGCCAACATCCCAATATGCGGAAATGCAGATCaaactccttttttttttttgaatgacAGCAGGAGAGCTGCTGTTTTCAATGCAATAGCGGAGATAGTTTATACAAAGGTTAGGAAGGCCAAAAGCTAGACCTTCCTGTAAAAGAGGTATACAAGGGGATTAACCTGGATCGAAGGGGGTTCCACCAGCCTGCTCAACTAAAGGCAGTGGTGCTCCTGCCAACCTCCATACATTGGCCTCATCTTTGATTTTGGTTATGTACGCCAGAACATGCAACTCTTTTTTATCAAAGATTCTTCTGTTCCTCTCCTTCCAAAGCTCCCAACAGATTAGGTTGGCCGCCGGAAGAATCATTTTCCTTTGTGCTTTGGACTGATTTCCAACCATCTCCTTGTACCATTGTTGGATGGAAAGGTCCTTGCCGATCCAACACGAGGGGTTTAGAGCTTCCAAGCTGAAGTAATTCGCCATCTCCCTCCAAACCTTATTACTGAAGTCGCACTCGGTGAATAGATGGCTTGCTGTTTCTAGGTTCCGTCGGCACAACGGGCAAAAGTACTCATTGTCCCAACGCCGTAGAAGAAGTTTATCAGCCGTTAGCACCCTGTTCAGCATTAAGGTCCATATGAAGAACTTGCACCTGGCGGGCGCCCACCCTTTCCAAATAGTCTTGGAGTAGTCAGTTCTAGTAGTCCCCAGAAATTGTAACATGTATGCGGATCGCGCTGTGTAGAAGCTCTTGCTACCAAATCTCCAAGTGATGTCATCCGGCTCTTCTGTTAGAAGCACCCTTTCGACCAGTTTTGCTAATTTTAGGAGCTGAGGGAGGTGATGAACATCAAGGTGGTGCCTCAGATCAACCAACCACTTATCATTTGCCAAAGCCTCCTTAACGGTCCTGTTCTTCCTGATGGAAATTTTGAATATGTCAGGAGCAATGTCAGCAGGGATCTGGTCACACAACCATCTGTCAGTCCAGAATGTTGCCTTCTCCCCATTACCAATGGTGATTCTTGTTGTGGCCGCGAACAGGTCCCGCTCTCTTTTCGTCGAAGTTACTTTCAAGTGGGTCCAAGGTTTGTTGGGATTCTTCCATTTCTGCCATAACCATCTAATCCTCAAAGCGGTGTCGAAGGCCTTGATGCAATGAACTCCCAGCccgcccaaagctttgggcttgcACACCTGCTTCCAACTAACTTTGCATTTCGCACCGGTGCATGTGTCGTCTCCCGCCCAAAGCCAAGCACGCTGGCGGCGGTCAAACTCCACCCTTACCCAAGCAGGCATCTCGTTTACCGTCATTAGGTAGACAGGCAAAGAAGAGAGGACTGAGTTGAGCATCTATAAACGACCCGTAAAACTCATCATCCTTGCCTTCCAAGTAGCGAGGTGCTTATCCACCTTGTCAAGCAGTGCTTGCCAATCCGCCTTGGTTAGTTTCTTTACTGAGAGAGGCATCCCCAGGTAGGTGCATGGAAAGGGCTTGACTTGGATGCCGATGTCATTGGCTAAGCTCTGGACCTGCATCGGGCTGCAGCAAATTGGCGTGATGGAGCTTTTGGACAAGTTAGTTATGAGCCCTGTTGCTCTCCCAAATCCAGCAAGGATAGCGCCAATTCCCGCAATATCGTGTTCAGAGGGGGTCAGGAAGAGCGCGACGTCGTCAGCATACAAGGAGGCTCTGAAGGTGCATTTCTTTCCTTTGAGCTTGGttagtgtaacatcccaaccttgtttatCTAAGTAAATGAGTGTTCATGAGCATTGCATGCATATAAGTTTGCATTTGAGTAAAATTTGCATCAAAATTGAATTgttttcaattatgcaaacccTTCTCTTTCCTTTCTCATTCAAATCTCTCAAGATTTTCAACACTAAGCAACATGGCCTTGTTGTTATTCAATAAGTCCATCTGTGTTTATTGTTCTCTGGCAAATTGAGTTTCAAACAAAATTCAAAAGTAAGTTGAATTTGCAATtttgaaaagagaaagaaaaccagaaaaatagaaaaagagagagagagctctctCTTCCTCTCCCTGGGCGCAGCCCATCTCCTTTCCCCTTCTCTTCTCTCTGGCTCGGCCCAGGTGGCCCAACAGCAAACCCGCCACCAGCCCAATCTTCACCCAGGGGGGGTTTTTGCAAAATGTTCATCTTCTCCCCGCCGACCAAAGTTGCTGCCTGGCTGCTCGCCGGCCACTCGATGGCCTGGCCGGCCAGGATCATCTCCGCCGCCCCCGGTGGCTATAAAGcctcgccggccgccgccccGAACCCTAGCCCCGTATTTCCCCCTCTCCCGTGCTCTCCCGAGCCCCAcgcaaccctaaccctagcctacTTCCGACAGTCGGCCACCGTCGATTCGCCGCCGGTGAAGACCCCCGGCCGTCGCCGACCACGCCAAGACGCTCACGGTGAGCCGCTGCACCTCCCTGTCCCCTCGGTCCGCTTCCCCTCGCCCTCTAGCTCCGCCGCGTCGGGCAcctgccccggccgccgccgcccatggcTGCCGGCCATGCTCCGGCGACTATTCGCGGGCTGCGCCGCCAGCCAAAGGTTCCCCATGTCGCCGCGCTGCTTTTCCCCTTTCCCGCGCGTGCAATCGCGGGCTAAATCGCCCGATTGAGCCTCAACCAGAGCTCAATTTCGAGCTCATGGCCGTGCTGGCGTCAGCATGATGTCAGCATGACGCCATATATGACTTTTCCATTTTTCTGTATTTTCAGTAAATCTTTTCTGTAATTCTTTAAATAGAAataatatgacatgtgggtcccctggtcaggattttaataatttcataaatgtttagaaaagaataaaattatgacatgtgggtccaaattgttaaacttttattatttttttttgtataattttcagaaattgatttaaaaggaattaaactttggaaattcataaataattcattttaaatcagaaaaatataaaattatatatcaaaatgatcagaaaaacatttcctagctgtttatccatgtttcatacatgcttgaaccaattaaacatcaagccttagtagaaaccctaattcgacccctctcatatgtcgggatcgatgccgaaccccctttaatttccgtcgatgcacctagggttacccaaaccccttaatatgacatgtcatcatattgtatgtgcattgcattgtaccttgtcttgattgtgctcttcctttccggtgtttggttcttcatcgatagggaccgaacgcgagcctgagatcaacgccaccgaagagcagcaccagaacaacgagggacaaggcaagccctaacctggttcatatatggtttcaaaatgcttttacttctggttcttacatattgcatccgcttcaaatatgttttatcggcactggtagatatcctatgtgtgcatattccatctttgtagcccaaagttcctgatccaccgctcccagcaaaactaggttgagctttgtttgcatcgctagagccatatatattatgcttagccatgcttagctgttgaagtctggtccatccggttgatgaatcagagctacgaatgaacctagtttgacaggatgacgtggtaagatcagtgatgatgttaataaacatgctaaaggcttggatgggccgccacatgggatgtggtgatttgactcgttctcgccgatactaggacctgagttcttgcctCTGGAACCAAGGCGAGCGTAcggccacacggggcccatgggaaccccttggcccgaacttacctagcttacccatgagtcaattagtttgcgagttccatttgccatacgcatgggggaaaggtggaaaaggttttcaaagtgcatcatacagggcgtggccggggtgaaggatgctggaggcattgaactggatcccctgcgcacaatgaccgggaccgcctcggagaatggctacctacgatgacggagctccccagttagtttgactcatggaataggcgaagtaagggaaaggttttggtcgaccaccctctgccggcacactaaggaagtgtgctaacgttctggcattaagagtcggtcggcgcgtgtgggtaaagttgtacacccctgcagggtaaatcttttcgaaaagccgtgtccacggttaaggacgacttgggaaaggacgtgatgatcatagacaacttgaacctgatcgtaaaacttgatatctatgtgtgaataaggatcccttctcagggtgtcgaggggtgatcctaggtgataggttcaggtaatgatgaagattcggtggattcaacatgatgatcttagagttAGAGTTGttatcgctctcttaccccttttgaaaatggtctgaatagacgagcttctgctccctcctgtttacaaaggaaaactggctttctgcaaaataagctccacataaagcctcgcatacccgctttgctaatagtttgtactaagtcttgctgagtccctatactcagccttgcatgctttgtttcagacgaagttcttccaactggtggtggcttctaccttgacgtcgacgagtagttcggagttcctcaggcggcagcctgagacttatgggctaggacatcgccttatgttatggcctcttaggccctttgcagtcttgttatctagataacataatttgctttccgttgcttgttgaattgtggtcagtgacctctgcgtgtaataaatttggatcttaactctgctaagagttgtaatatattttgctttcagtcgtagagtcactgttgtgttaccgattctcaccctgtaggccctagagatctaggttaggcttatgccagatgtgatatctgggtttgtctagccctgacctccgggaTTCCCGACAGTTAGTACCCCTGCCTCCGTTGCTAGTTTGAGCAGACAGTGCATGGGCTCCATTGCCAAATCGAAGAGGAAGGGGGAGAGGGAATCGCCCTGCCGTAGCCCTCTAAAGTGCTCGATTTTCCTTCCAGGCACCCCATTGATTAGCACCCTGGAAGAAGCAGATCTGAACAACATGGCAATCCAATTCCTCCAGCGTAGAGGAAAGTCGCGGGCCTCAAGCATATCCAACATGTAGGTCCACGAAACTGTGTCAAAAGCTTTAGCAATGTCCAGCTTCAGTAGCAGAGACGGGGTCTTGGTTTGATGGtaatgtttagccagattctgcaCATAAAGGAAGTTGTCCTCAATGCTCCTACCGCTGATGAAAGCACTTTGGCATTGCGAAACCAGCTCGTCCATTCGTGGTTGCAGCCTTAATGCAAGGATTTTGGAGACAAGCTTGGCAAAAGCGTGGATCAGACTAATTGGGCGGTAGTTTGTGATCTGCGACGGGTCCACTTTCTTGGGCAGTAGGACGTAGTATGCGGTGTTAAGGCAGTCAAAGGACAGGTCATTAAGATCATGGAACTTGTGGAGTGCTTGCAGCAGATCAAACTTGATCACATTCCAAGAGGTTCGGAAAAAACCCCGGAGAACCCGTCCGGCCCTGGCGCCTTATCCGCCGGCGTGTCAAAGACCGCTTTCTTAAGCTCCTCCATGGTAAAGGGGGAGTCAAGCTGTGACAAATCAGGTACTGGCAGCCCAAGGAGGCTCCACTCAAAACGCTCAGAGCATGGGATATTAGCACCAACAACGCTGGCCATGTGTTTGAAAATTACTCCTTCAATTTCCACCGGGGATGTGGCAATCCCATCATCGGAGTGTAGGGACTAAATTgtgtttttctgttttctgtgCGCTGCACGAGAGTGGAAGAATTTTGTATTTGCGTCACCAAGCTTAAGCCATTTGATTCTTGCCCTCTGCCTCATTCTAATTCTATTAATGACTGCGAGACCCACCGCCCTTGCTTTAAGAGTTGAACGTAGCTCTCGCTCCCCCACCGTAAGCTGCCTGCTTTCTTGGGCCAAATCAAGTCTCAGGATGATCTCTTGCCCCACCAGCATTTGTTTCTTGATGTCTCCAATATAGTTTTTTGCCCAGGAGGCCAGTGCCTTAGCCAGACGTTTTAGTTTGTAATCCAGCACCGCAAACGGATTGGTGAGGGCACACGGCTCATTCCAAGACTGTTGGACCACCTCGTTGTATCCCTGTAATAGGGGCCAGAAACTCTCGAATCCAAAACGCGGGGGTGTTTTGAAGACTAGGTCTTGAACCAGAAGCAGAGGGCAGTGGTCCGACATGGAGGAGGACTGCGGAAGGAGCTTAGCAGCCGGGTGTAAATCGTCCCACTCCGAGTTGCAGAATGCCCTGTCGAGGCGCACAAGGGTTGGATCTGCTTGTTCATTGCTCCAGGTAAAACGTCGGCCCA
It includes:
- the LOC127332159 gene encoding annexin D4, producing the protein MQQFLAIAAQASSNSSTAAPPAPPLRSRPPRREQPSVVVKEATMADEHQELTKAFSGLGGLGVEENALVSALGRWRKQPEKRSQFRQGFPGFFTPSAAGGSNVTIERCSDEYVKHLKTEFSRFKNLMVLWAMHPWERDARWAHRALHKKHHPAAVIVELACTRTADELLGARRAYHALYHRSLEEDVAYRLKDKETSLLVGLVAAYRYEGPRVSEDLAKEEATALAAAGGAKPQSELVVRVLATRSKPQLRATFRMYEKISGKPLEEEFGGEAPCMREAVRCLDSPAKYFADLIVEAFKDGADKQAKAALTRVVVSRSDADMEEIKEAYLKQHGAKLVDAVAKNTHGHYRDALLAMIGK